The following coding sequences lie in one Rubrobacter calidifluminis genomic window:
- a CDS encoding HEAT repeat domain-containing protein, whose translation MESVRFVWPAVLVIAGLNVLMLFMTVALRLVRSVRERRLQALLKEAESLLEGFLASDANRDGLRVFADRHPGVLASAMVGYLSMMRGAGREGLENLAAELGLVDRYLAELSSRNRWRRARAAENLGYLGGPEVVGPLSGLLSDGDETVRAVAARALARIGTQEAARSLVHSLGDPSDLTRLRVAENLERLGPLAVAPLIERLRSGEERASAMAARILGNLRAREATPALLQAARDGEGVDLRAQAVLALGRIGDPEYVPLLLAAARDQEWPVRAQAANALRMIGDVSAIPQLERMVSDREWWVRVNAARALAGLGPAGERALVRVLEGRDRFARDRAAAALESRGVTERIVQDLTRSDERGREARRVIQAMITAGATRRLHRLIDDLPGDGRRELESMLRRDGA comes from the coding sequence ATGGAAAGTGTGAGATTCGTGTGGCCCGCGGTTCTGGTCATCGCGGGCCTGAACGTGCTTATGCTGTTCATGACCGTGGCGCTCAGGCTGGTGCGCTCGGTCCGGGAGAGGAGACTCCAGGCGCTCCTCAAGGAGGCCGAATCGCTTTTGGAAGGGTTTCTGGCCTCGGATGCGAACCGGGACGGGCTGAGGGTGTTCGCCGATCGCCATCCGGGTGTACTTGCATCGGCCATGGTCGGATATCTTTCGATGATGCGCGGTGCCGGGCGGGAAGGCCTTGAGAATCTCGCGGCGGAACTCGGACTGGTGGACCGCTACCTCGCTGAGCTCTCGTCCCGCAACCGCTGGCGCCGGGCCAGGGCGGCGGAGAACCTCGGGTATCTGGGCGGTCCCGAGGTCGTAGGTCCACTCTCGGGGCTGCTCTCCGATGGAGATGAAACAGTGAGGGCCGTCGCAGCTCGCGCGCTGGCGCGCATCGGCACGCAGGAAGCCGCAAGGAGCCTGGTCCACAGCCTGGGGGACCCCTCGGACCTCACCCGGCTGCGGGTGGCAGAAAACCTGGAGCGGCTCGGTCCTCTGGCCGTGGCACCCCTGATCGAACGCTTACGTTCCGGGGAGGAGAGGGCCTCTGCGATGGCGGCGCGCATCCTCGGGAACCTGCGCGCCCGGGAGGCCACGCCCGCGCTCCTGCAGGCCGCACGCGACGGCGAGGGCGTGGACCTGAGAGCCCAGGCCGTTCTCGCCCTCGGCCGGATAGGAGATCCGGAATACGTACCCCTGCTGCTCGCTGCCGCCCGGGACCAGGAGTGGCCCGTGCGCGCGCAGGCCGCCAACGCCCTGCGCATGATCGGGGACGTCTCTGCCATCCCGCAGCTCGAGCGCATGGTCTCGGATCGGGAGTGGTGGGTGAGGGTGAACGCGGCGCGGGCGCTCGCCGGCCTCGGTCCCGCCGGAGAGAGGGCGCTCGTCAGGGTGTTGGAGGGTCGAGACCGCTTCGCCCGGGATCGGGCGGCGGCCGCGTTGGAGAGCCGGGGCGTGACCGAGAGGATCGTCCAGGACCTCACCCGCTCCGACGAGCGTGGTCGCGAGGCCCGGCGCGTGATCCAGGCCATGATCACCGCCGGGGCGACCCGGCGGTTGCACCGACTGATCGACGATCTGCCCGGCGATGGGCGGCGGGAGCTGGAGAGCATGCTTCGGAGGGATGGGGCATGA
- a CDS encoding glycosyltransferase family 2 protein produces MTLAQFLLAANYFVLGYFLLINGVYALLYVISFFEIADYTRREVFSGFPELFASSYAPPVSVIVPAYNEEATIAESVRSLLSLRYPLHEVVVVNDGSSDGTLEVLGKSFDLWESDRPVRRQLETAPIRGVYVSSDERLVVVDKENGGKADALNAGICAAGYPLVCCVDADIILEEDALLRAARPAIEYSDVAAVGGIVRVANGCEVDSGRVVEVRTPREVLPTLQVVEYLRAFLAGRTGWSRLNALLIISGAFGIFRRSDLISAGGCSDDTVGEDMELVTRMHRTLREGRRKYRVVFVPDPVAWTEVPSTLRVLRRQRDRWHRGLIDTLIRHRRMLFNPRYGTVGLLAMPYYFLFELLGPVVELLGYATFIVGLLLGVLNVPFALAFFAVAVGLGSLLSVAAVFMEEMRLRRYPRWTDFLKLVLYGVLENFGYRQLNTLWRVAAIVSYLRRNTDWGSMERRGFGPGEPEKGR; encoded by the coding sequence ATGACCCTCGCACAGTTCCTGCTCGCCGCCAACTACTTCGTGCTGGGCTACTTCCTGCTCATAAACGGCGTCTACGCGCTTCTGTACGTGATCTCGTTCTTCGAGATAGCGGATTACACTCGGCGGGAGGTCTTCTCCGGTTTCCCGGAGCTCTTCGCCTCCAGCTACGCCCCGCCGGTCTCGGTGATCGTACCCGCGTACAACGAGGAGGCCACGATCGCCGAGAGCGTTCGCTCTTTGCTCTCGTTGCGCTACCCGCTGCACGAGGTGGTGGTCGTCAACGATGGCTCTTCGGACGGCACCCTGGAGGTTCTCGGGAAGAGCTTCGACCTGTGGGAGTCCGACCGCCCGGTGAGGAGGCAGCTCGAGACCGCGCCCATCCGCGGTGTCTACGTCTCTTCCGACGAGCGGCTCGTCGTCGTGGACAAGGAGAACGGCGGAAAGGCCGATGCCCTGAACGCCGGCATCTGCGCCGCCGGCTATCCGCTGGTCTGCTGCGTCGACGCGGACATCATCCTGGAGGAGGACGCGTTGCTGCGGGCTGCCAGGCCCGCGATAGAGTACTCCGACGTCGCGGCCGTCGGCGGGATCGTCAGGGTCGCCAACGGCTGCGAGGTGGACTCCGGGCGTGTGGTCGAGGTGCGCACCCCCCGCGAGGTGCTCCCGACGCTGCAGGTGGTCGAGTACCTCAGGGCTTTTCTGGCCGGGAGGACCGGGTGGAGCCGCCTCAACGCCCTGCTCATCATCTCCGGGGCCTTCGGCATCTTCCGACGCAGCGATCTCATCTCCGCCGGGGGTTGCTCGGATGACACGGTCGGGGAGGACATGGAGCTGGTGACGAGGATGCACCGCACCCTGCGCGAGGGCCGGCGCAAGTACCGGGTGGTCTTCGTCCCCGATCCGGTCGCCTGGACCGAGGTTCCCTCCACCCTGCGTGTCCTGCGCCGCCAGCGCGACCGCTGGCACAGGGGTCTGATCGACACCCTCATCCGCCACCGCAGGATGCTCTTCAATCCCCGTTACGGGACGGTGGGGCTTCTGGCGATGCCCTACTACTTCCTCTTCGAGCTCCTGGGCCCGGTGGTGGAGCTTCTCGGGTATGCCACTTTCATCGTCGGCCTCCTGCTCGGCGTGCTCAACGTGCCGTTCGCGCTGGCGTTCTTCGCCGTCGCGGTGGGGTTGGGGTCCCTGCTCTCGGTCGCGGCGGTCTTCATGGAGGAGATGCGGCTGCGGCGGTATCCGCGCTGGACCGACTTCCTGAAGCTCGTCCTCTACGGCGTGCTCGAGAACTTCGGATACCGGCAGCTCAACACCCTCTGGAGGGTTGCGGCCATAGTCTCCTACCTGCGCAGGAACACCGACTGGGGGAGCATGGAACGCCGCGGCTTCGGCCCCGGGGAGCCGGAGAAGGGGCGGTAG